The Porites lutea chromosome 4, jaPorLute2.1, whole genome shotgun sequence genome contains a region encoding:
- the LOC140935001 gene encoding N-lysine methyltransferase KMT5A-A-like: protein MLGHEFGGEQMLRNISVFMARHPPPVPPIEVHDVPSDPRGAGKCAFAKKDVERGQVVAEYTGELISMTEATKREAEYARVGKTCTLMVIDHRGQSIAIDPYYGDIHAELNLAATINHSRQNANLKPYVDDTSSRARVFFVALHDIPQSVEFLWNYGDADWEYHTNSQTLPP, encoded by the exons ATGCTTGGCCATGAATTTGGAGGTGAACAGATGTTAAGAAACATCTCCGTATTCATGGCCAGGCATCCTCCACCAGTTCCTCCAATCGAG GTGCACGACGTTCCAAGTGACCCGCGAGGCGCGGGAAAATGCGCCTTCGCCAAAAAAGACGTGGAAAGAGGACAGGTGGTGGCAGAGTACACGGGGGAGCTTATATCGATGACTGAGGCAACGAAACGCGAGGCGGAGTACGCAAGAGTAGGAAAGACATGTACCCTCATGGTCATAGATCACCGCGGCCAAAGTATCGC aATTGATCCTTACTATGGTGATATTCATGCCGAACTAAACTTGGCGGCAACTATCAACCATTCAAGGCAAAACGCAAATTTAAAGCCCTATGTTGATGATACATCATCGCGAGCAAGAGTGTTTTTCGTTGCTTTGCATGATATTCCACAATCTGTGGAATTCCTCTGGAATTACGGCGACGCAGATTGGGAATATCATACAAACAGTCAAACTCTTCCACCCTAG
- the LOC140934282 gene encoding uncharacterized protein, translating into MMPRVLVLQMDYHKCLPTPKVSSQDSFYLRKLRTNLFGIYSANEDVMNCFFYDESIGGSGPNEVISLLNYVLETLIERYGTFHHLILWADNSPAQFKHCFLFFYLDTLVQNGRFLRVDLKFLLEGHSFSICDRRFGCIQQFFNTQEKIETPQEWAISLRNSHLRNVRSHWVSLHQIMNYKSYLKKKYIARSEDINGEKFGVGKIAFMNFGYGEIPDQEGNLTLTRHNETAFIRFTMDTVEKPTIVSFVKKKQCEELNPADLVPVRQDCRPVRENVRPNCMTLAQKYLSERALRFFTALAVAPADQDSHDAD; encoded by the coding sequence ATGATGCCAAGAGTGTTGGTTCTCCAAATGGACTATCATAAGTGTCTTCCGACGCCAAAAGTTTCCTCTCAAGATTCCTTttacttgagaaagttaaggACCAATCTTTTCGGGATCTATTCAGCCAATGAGGACGttatgaactgttttttttacgaTGAATCCATTGGCGGAAGTGGTCCTAATGAAGTGATATCTTTACTTAACTACGTATTGGAGACACTAATAGAAAGGTACGGGACATTTCATCATTTAATACTATGGGCAGACAACTCGCCAGCACAGTTTAAAcactgctttttatttttttacttggacACCCTTGTCCAAAATGGAAGGTTTCTTCGAGTAGATCTGAAATTTCTGTTGGAAGGGCATTCCTTTTCAATATGTGATAGAAGATTCGGGTGTATTCAGCAATTCTTTAACACTCAGGAAAAAATCGAAACTCCTCAAGAATGGGCAATTTCTCTACGAAATAGCCATTTACGTAACGTCAGAAGCCACTGGGTAAgccttcatcagataatgaacTATAAATCGTacttaaagaagaaatacattGCTAGAAGCGAGGACATTAACGGAGAAAAATTCGGAGTGGGAAAAATTGCGTTTATGAATTTTGGCTATGGTGAGATACCAGATCAAGAAGGAAACTTAACGCTTACCAGGCACAATGAAACCGCCTTTATCAGGTTTACAATGGATACAGTAGAAAAGCCAACAATTGTCtcttttgtaaagaagaaacaatGTGAGGAATTGAATCCAGCGGATCTAGTTCCTGTGAGACAAGATTGCAGACCTGTTCGCGAAAATGTGAGACCAAATTGTATGACACTCGCCCAGAAATATTTATCTGAAAGGGCTTTACGGTTCTTCACTGCATTGGCAGTTGCTCCCGCTGATCAAGACAGTCATGATGCTGACTAG
- the LOC140934986 gene encoding perlucin-like protein — protein sequence MKLVIIVPLFVALLCVTAARSDDKHKRDASDTAFRIISPCPSGWTHFKSYCYFVSSAVKSWQAARTYCKSKGGDLVKINSDEENEFVLNLVYKHAPSTKQVWIGLKWDAHLSKFEWADNALPKYTNWNPGEPNGQASEPCSNMWTGHAGGSSGYWNDRPCLNRVFPCGLVCKRLP from the exons ATGAAACTGGTTATTATTGTACCGCTTTTCGTTGCGCTCTTATGTGTCACTGCAG ctcGGTCAGATGATAAACACAAGAGAGATGCCAGTGATACCGCTTTTCGAATAATTA GTCCCTGTCCCAGTGGTTGGACGCATTTCAAAAGCTACTGTTACTTTGTGAGTAGCGCAGTCAAAAGTTGGCAAGCTGCTCGAACGTACTGCAAAAGCAAAGGCGGAGATCTTGTGAAGATCAACAGCGATGAAGAAAACGAGTTTGTTCTGAACTTGGTTTATAAACACGCCCCGTCGACGAAACAGGTTTGGATCGGACTGAAGTGGGACGCACACCTGAGCAAGTTTGAATGGGCTGACAATGCGCTTCCAAAATACACCAACTGGAACCCTGGTGAACCGAACGGACAAGCATCAGAACCATGCAGCAACATGTGGACTGGACATGCCGGCGGATCTAGTGGTTATTGGAATGATCGTCCCTGCTTAAATCGCGTCTTTCCCTGTGGTCTTGTCTGCAAGAGGCTGCCCTAG